Proteins encoded within one genomic window of Bos mutus isolate GX-2022 chromosome 9, NWIPB_WYAK_1.1, whole genome shotgun sequence:
- the LOC106700590 gene encoding collagen alpha-1(I) chain-like isoform X6, translating into MFAAAAAAASSLATWQRQQQRRFLPQRRPHSSGGGGGGGAPSPHTQTRRAAAAGGAAWALLPPPPQEHPAKGDRGEALALSSVLLLVLPPLPPPPGITRAPRSPAAALVAMMMMSRTQPLGEGRRGCVCVSVWGEGRAKSSWGRGHGGKGRERGGHPSGTPTRGAEKVFSPPAPGHTARAEAAGEPGPRWARGIDDSAGGHGHLGRDWPEPRRSRSPRRPPFHILQRRRGQPRKRPFTR; encoded by the exons ATGtttgccgccgccgccgccgccgcctcttcACTAGCGACCTGGCAacggcagcagcagcggcggttCCTTCCGCAGCGGCGGCCCcacagcagcggcggcggcggcggcggcggcgcccccTCCCCTCACACTCAGACACGGCGAGCcgcggcggcgggcggggcggcgTGGGCACTGCTGCCGCCGCCTCCTCAGGAGCACCCGGCGAAGGGCGACCGGGGAGAAGCCCTCGCGCTTTCGTcggtgctgctgctggtgctaccgccactgccgccgccgccgggaATTACACGGGCTCCTCGGTCCCCGGCTGCAGCTCTTGTTGCCATGATGATGATGTCACGGACGCAAccactgggggaggggagaaggggttgtgtgtgtgtgagcgtgtgggGCGAAGGGAGGGCCAAGAGTAGTTGGGGGAGGGGACACGGCGGGAAAGGGAGGGAGCGGGGCGGGCACCCGAGCGGGACACCCACGCGGGGGGCCGAGAAGGTGttttctccccccgcccccgggcACACCGCGAGGGCGGAGGCTGCAGGAGAGCCGGGCCCGCGCTGGGCACGGGGAATCGATGACTCGGCCGGTGGGCACGGCCACCTGGG GCGGGATTGGCCGGAGCCGCGGCGATCGCGCTCGCCTCGCCGACCGCCATTTCACATCCTGCAGAGAAGGCGGGGGCAGCCGCGGAAACGGCCTTTTACAAG
- the LOC106700590 gene encoding collagen alpha-1(I) chain-like isoform X5, whose amino-acid sequence MFAAAAAAASSLATWQRQQQRRFLPQRRPHSSGGGGGGGAPSPHTQTRRAAAAGGAAWALLPPPPQEHPAKGDRGEALALSSVLLLVLPPLPPPPGITRAPRSPAAALVAMMMMSRTQPLGEGRRGCVCVSVWGEGRAKSSWGRGHGGKGRERGGHPSGTPTRGAEKVFSPPAPGHTARAEAAGEPGPRWARGIDDSAGGHGHLGRDWPEPRRSRSPRRPPFHILQRRRGQPRKRPFTRWRTSM is encoded by the exons ATGtttgccgccgccgccgccgccgcctcttcACTAGCGACCTGGCAacggcagcagcagcggcggttCCTTCCGCAGCGGCGGCCCcacagcagcggcggcggcggcggcggcggcgcccccTCCCCTCACACTCAGACACGGCGAGCcgcggcggcgggcggggcggcgTGGGCACTGCTGCCGCCGCCTCCTCAGGAGCACCCGGCGAAGGGCGACCGGGGAGAAGCCCTCGCGCTTTCGTcggtgctgctgctggtgctaccgccactgccgccgccgccgggaATTACACGGGCTCCTCGGTCCCCGGCTGCAGCTCTTGTTGCCATGATGATGATGTCACGGACGCAAccactgggggaggggagaaggggttgtgtgtgtgtgagcgtgtgggGCGAAGGGAGGGCCAAGAGTAGTTGGGGGAGGGGACACGGCGGGAAAGGGAGGGAGCGGGGCGGGCACCCGAGCGGGACACCCACGCGGGGGGCCGAGAAGGTGttttctccccccgcccccgggcACACCGCGAGGGCGGAGGCTGCAGGAGAGCCGGGCCCGCGCTGGGCACGGGGAATCGATGACTCGGCCGGTGGGCACGGCCACCTGGG GCGGGATTGGCCGGAGCCGCGGCGATCGCGCTCGCCTCGCCGACCGCCATTTCACATCCTGCAGAGAAGGCGGGGGCAGCCGCGGAAACGGCCTTTTACAAG